The segment TACAAACacaaatcaataaattttgttattagACCTTGCGCCACATCAGTTTGTCTATCTAAGTGTGCTATTATTGTCCCCTGGCTGACGGGACACGACAAAAGCAAGAAATAGTTGATCCAACCCTGAAACTAAAACATTTtatcctatttattattttcagaaGTTTGTCATAAACAGATAAAATTTAGGTATATACCTTATATAATTTTAGTACCATCTTATCTGCGTAACTTGACTACGTTATATAACGAACGTAATAAAGCATTATCTAATCATTTCTAGTATAAACTTATgataatatctataataatagctttttaatcatttattttatcgttgcttaaatgtacctattgtacCTAGATTATGTTACCTACTTGGTCTGGTCGTTTTGTTTTCGTTACTCCACTCTTCGGTCTATTATTTTCTAAAGTTGTTAACATGATGTCCGTAGAGTTAGActatcggcctgattcgaagaatgaaatacgataatgatgagttctggtttagataagttctcatttagatatcgtttatatgtcgtataatagacagaagcagctcgattcgggcaaccattgtcactttgacgttagaataatcgtagatagatctatttggatcacagcggaatcgaaataaacttcaattttgacatgtcgtttagttatcgatcttttaaagatctttccaagatcttaaacgtgtcttaatcattcttcgaatcgggccgcaagaCAAGTTGCTACCCGGTTTGATGGGTTCCATTGTTCTGTGAAtgaattcattatttatttattttaaactttattgcacataaaaaaagagtacatcaggcagacttaatgccaataggcattctctaccagtcaaccataaggcaaaacagaaaaacttcaaggtgggtgcagtgagaattaaacaaaaaaaaaaccgtaaattttaagcgaaataaaatttctaaataaatactatagtatgtttcattataccttatgactatgagtacatgagtatgagtataagtctctttgttttaattatacctattatacttcttataattaattttattaatgcaGCTAGGTTAATATTTGCTACACTATCGCATTGGGCACCTGTCATGATAGCTGTaacgttattgtaaataaataaaaatacatctgcaacgattttgatagcaaacAGTGCAACTCTGTTATTTTGACGTCGaaattctatgaaatgatgacgtatAATAAAACAcctgcactgcgtgtgctattaaAATCTTTACAGATTTGTTTTGGCCTAACTATATTACATTTGTACAACTTTAATGTCAAATGTCACCAGGGGAGAACAAAAACTAGTTCTCGAAGTTAGTTGTAAATAAAAGAATGTATTTATGATGCGAAATAATGGtgtgtacctacttattcgATTGTATGAATGCAACATTCAGACACGATTAttgtttatcaataaatgaaataaataaatcgataTCAATAATTTGATTTTCAGTGTGCGTACCGCTACTGGCGTTAACGCAATGGGCCTACCCATTCGAGCGTGGTTTCTTCGTCCATGATGACTCCATACGGCTGCCTTTCATGCAGCAGAGCGTCACAGAAGTTGCTCTAGGTCTCGTCGGCTTCGCACTGAATATAGCTACAGTAAGTAATCACACCTGGTTCACCTACTCATCAATGATGATTCCATTATACGGCTGCCGTTTATGCAGCAAaaggggcgtccattaatcgcgtcatattgtataggggggggagggggtcagcaaaaaatcaccaatgatcaccacaggggacgggggagtatggacacgtatcacgtgtatttttttttcatctgtgctctgtgctatactgtattatagtcaataaaataaaaataatagttttccgcccttcCTTCCTttccttcacgtgtacttaggttcatttgttagaaaactgttctttagctatcgaaaaaaatacacgtcatattggatggggggggggggggtcctgaaaatatcaccaaagatcaccatgggggaggggggggtctaaaacaagccaaaaacgtatgacgcgattaatggacgcccccaaaGCGTCACAGAAGTTGCCCTCGGTATTGTCGACTTCGCATTGAATTTAGCTACAGTAAGTGATCACACCTGGTTAACCTACTCGTCAATGATGATTCCATACGGCTGACATTTATGCAACAAAGCATTACAGAAGTTGCCCTAGGTCTCGTCGGCTTCGCACTGAATATAGCTACAGTAAGTGATCACACCTGGTTCACCTAATCGTGCATGATGACTTCATACGGCTACCGTTTAGGCAGCAGAGCGTCAGAGAAGTCGCCCTTAGGTCTCGTCAGCTTTGCACTGAATATGGCTACAGTAAGTAATCAACGTACTGAAACTGTGGAACACACTTACCTTATCTTATAATGGAGCACTTTAATTGCCGCTTATACCGTTAATTGCCGCTCTGTTGGTGGTTAATAAAATGGTAGCCCAATTACAAATAATGGTTAAACTTACCTATACAATATAGGTAACAATTGAAAGTCACGATTAGCGCGACTTGCATCGTGACTTTAACCATCGTTAATGTCATTCAATAGATTCAATTCGACTCACGATCACGATATCATGAGTCGAATGTCATGTCCAAGATATAAGTAGGTTCATTAACTTTccttatttttctcaaaaaatttaaaaaacgttTAAAGGACTCCCATTTGATTTTATCTTAGGTACTCAATCTGCCTAGGGAGCGTTCTCATTTTTAGGAtttgtaagaataaaaaaaatacaaaaaacttcAGATTCATAACATTCTTTACTCATGTAGACTTAGCCACAAGCATTTCCGAATCGTCATCAAGCTAATTATCAAAGTTCAATTACCCACTTAGCTATATTTTAACTTATAGTGACTATAATATACATTCTCAATTCCTCTGGTTCCAGATATTGATAATCGAGTACCTACAAAACCGGAGGGAAAAGAACCCCAACCAAAAGTACCTCTTCGGTTTCACGGTACCAGCGTGGGTGTGGCAGAGCTACAGCACTATAAGAACGTTCACATTTGGCGCCGGGTGTCAACAGCTATTGGCCAATCTGACGAAATATGTCGTCGGGAGACTAAGACCACACTTCATGGATGTAAGTACCTAAATGGAATCTTTATACAACCAGCCACAGTCTAACAACTACGTGTATTTAGGCTGCAAACAGTATGTGCGTTACGTTGCGTGTTTTGCTAATTTGCAGCATTAAGAGTTACCTTTGAATGAACTGTACCTCGTttactaaaaatgttttatggaattaaTTGTtctgaaatttataataaaatgtaggaGCCCCTCCTAAACAATGTGGACCTTTAAGACCTATCAACCTTACTTATGGCCAGAGTGGAGTGAAGTGGggtcattattattttaatacgttTTTGTGTATATTTGTACTTCCCTAATTACATAGGTTGTGTCAAAACATCAAGGGATCTACCATTAAGTTCGTAATTAGGAGTTTTTCTGTATTTCCTCTCCGTAAATCTTACCGTATTCGAGGCAAGCAAAATATAAGGTAAATGGTGTTTAAAAAACCATGACTGAAACATCGCTGAAAACTATTAAATATGATGCCATCATGACACTGACGGACACAACGACAATTTGCAATGGTAAAGCAAAAACTTGCATACAACATAATGAATATTGCTGTATTTGATCAAACTTTTGAAACAGTTTACCTTAGCAGTCGGCAATGTAgcgtaaattgcatgcaagaTCTTTCTAGTCTACACTTCGCTTAAAGATAAAATGATAAGTTATCTATTCGCTTATCTATTACATTGTTTCCCTAACTATTTAATGTTTACGCGTGAATTATTTATAGATACTATGAGTGGTATAAATAGTATGAGTAGTTAGTACCAGTAGTAAAGATGAGTCTTTACAACTTTTGATATTGACATTTAAGTGAGATTTCTAaagatttgtttatttatcgGTTTTGTTAGGTCTTTGCAACATTTGAAGACCAAGTCTCGGAAATATAGGGTATTCTCAGTATGCGCGAAGTTTCCGTTTGGGAAAACAAACTGTCAAGAGTGCGTGCTGTTACAGATATGTAAACGTTTCTAACTAGAATATTCATATTGTCAATGTTATCAGTCAACTGTGAAAGAGTAAATGTGTTCCAAAAACAGGGCGTACTATATTTACAAGCCTGCTTGACAAATATCTATTAAAAACGTGACAAAAATCGCAGTATTTGGTGTGAACTCAGTCATTGAAACTATATTTCGTCGTCGGAACTTAGTTGCGTATAAGTTCTACTTATTCCGTTAGCATaggtcgtgtcattcacgaataCGCGTCCCAAGACTAGCATTGTTatttaaggttagatttgacaaatctgcatgTCATCGTGGATGAACTATAGATATGATATGAACTTCTTAAGCATCTTCAATGATCAGTATAGCCCCATTATCTATCCAGCGCATTGGGCTCCTCCTTTTAAGTAATTTGTCCAACTTTTTCTATGATTTGGTACCTATAAGTTTCTGGCAATAATGTGTATATCCTATTTACAATTTCAGGTATGCCGACCGGAATACAACGAGACGTCGTCAGCGAACGCACTGGGCTACATCAAGGTGTACACTTGCGCCACCCGGCTCGATCCCGCCTACCAATCTTACCTCAAAGACATGCGGTTATCCTTCTTCAGCGCTCACTCCAGCTTCGCTATGTATGCGGCGGTGTTTTTCATTGTGAGTTCTTTTTTCTCCATCTTGAAGATGAATTTTTGAACGCGCTGGGCTGCATCCAGCTGTACACTTGCGCCACTCGTCTTGACCCCGCCTGCCAACCCTACCTCAAAGATATGCGGCTGTCCTTCTTCTCCAGCTCACTCCAGCTTCGCTCTGTATGCGgcagtgtttttttattgtgagTCCTTTTTTTCTGCATCTTGAAGTCTAACCCCCATAACGCGCTataagcctcaattagttaatttagaTTGATAAAGGATTTAGATAAGATAAagcttttatgaataaggggcaAGAGAATCTTTAAACCAGTGACCGATCCAGGATTTTGGTTTAGGGAAGTGTTTGAAATCAATGAGGGTAGGGAGTCTAAAATTTTCATGGAGGACCTCAGATGCTTTTGGTGCTTAAGCCCCTTAGACCAACTGAAACCGATACTGCTTTAAACCATTCTGAATCCAACCAATGACAACCGGACAAGTATCTTGACTTACTTGCCACAGAACCCAGGCtctgtataatatatacttcTAAAAAAGCTAGAAAGCTGTTTTATGTTATAATTCTGTTATTGTTAAGCTATGAAATATCATGAAATATCTGCCATTACTGTGTTGGTATGCCTGCTAGCTTAATTCATATTCcacctatatacgtcccactgttgggcacaggcctcctctcatgggCGAGAGtacttgggctatagtccccacgctggcccaatgcgcaAATTCACAAATTCACCTTTGAATTCCTTCGCGAATGTACGCAGgcttccttacgatgttttccttcaccgaacagttagtagtaaatatcaaatgatatttcgtacataagttccgaaaaactcattggtacaagccaggatttgaacctgcgacctccggattgaaagtcggacacAGATCCACTCGGCCACTACGGCTGTAGCTCAAATATATAGCATAAGCGTACCTATTAACTTACAGAAATTCCAATGATTATATTGATAGATATGTAGTTGTCGCGTTGTTTCTAGGTTTACATCCAATTCAAAGGCAGATGGCGCGGCTCTAAGCTGCTTCGCCACGCTGTCCAATTCTTCGCATTGA is part of the Cydia pomonella isolate Wapato2018A chromosome 18, ilCydPomo1, whole genome shotgun sequence genome and harbors:
- the LOC133527564 gene encoding putative phosphatidate phosphatase isoform X1, translating into MAKDKKWQLLLDLFVIACVCVPLLALTQWAYPFERGFFVHDDSIRLPFMQQSVTEVALGLVGFALNIATILIIEYLQNRREKNPNQKYLFGFTVPAWVWQSYSTIRTFTFGAGCQQLLANLTKYVVGRLRPHFMDVCRPEYNETSSANALGYIKVYTCATRLDPAYQSYLKDMRLSFFSAHSSFAMYAAVFFIVYIQFKGRWRGSKLLRHAVQFFALMGAWYVGMTRVVENFHHWSDVGVGFINGAIFGFLVVIYILKPTTRLPMTWQDAPASALPVAR
- the LOC133527564 gene encoding putative phosphatidate phosphatase isoform X2 — translated: MQQSITEVALGLVGFALNIATILIIEYLQNRREKNPNQKYLFGFTVPAWVWQSYSTIRTFTFGAGCQQLLANLTKYVVGRLRPHFMDVCRPEYNETSSANALGYIKVYTCATRLDPAYQSYLKDMRLSFFSAHSSFAMYAAVFFIVYIQFKGRWRGSKLLRHAVQFFALMGAWYVGMTRVVENFHHWSDVGVGFINGAIFGFLVVIYILKPTTRLPMTWQDAPASALPVAR